In Helianthus annuus cultivar XRQ/B chromosome 9, HanXRQr2.0-SUNRISE, whole genome shotgun sequence, the following are encoded in one genomic region:
- the LOC110880131 gene encoding uncharacterized protein LOC110880131 isoform X1 encodes MFSSPEIAHDLTWYAQGPVNNGKLSHPRDSPSWKLVDNTWKEFGKENRNLRLALSADGINPHKSLSSTYSCWPVILITYNLPSYLCMSRKFMMLTLLISGPNQPGNNIDVYLAPLIADLKLLWETGVKTFDAYKKEYFNLRAILLWTINDFPAYGNLSGCVTKGYYACPICSENTCSQWLPKSKKVCFLGHRRFLPLEHPFRKRKKDFNNQQENDIIKNPLSGEEIYDSLTGFENTWGKKKKTKKETSRKQTSKKKTPKKKTSKKEKESIDERAKLWNKKSIFFELEYWKKLLVRHQLDVMHIEKNVCESVYGTLLNLPHKTKDGLNARQDLEELGIKSELQPQLNGNRLLLPPACYTLNYSEKRLFYDTLSNIKVPDGYCSNFKNLVSDDVSKMNGLKSNDCHVLMQQLLPFAIKGVLHEKVRKTIISLCHFFNKLCSKVVDVSKLGKLQSDIVLTLCLLEKYFPPSFFDVMIHLMVHLVREVRLCGPVHFRWMYPFERYMKTLKGYVRNHHRPEGCIAECYVVEEALEFCSGYFKNMKSIGNPYERVDERICTGKPLSGGGGAMIEVVDAKLLDQAHLYVLRNTASVEPYIEQHMLELKNHNPRASRNSTWLQGQHSRTFISWFKNEVEKRLANAEDVCDTVRWLAKGPSFAVAKYTGFAINEYRFHTTSRDESKTTQCSGVSLVAHAMQIASAKDSNPVYGAVTYFGRIKEIWDLDYRMFTLPVFMCDWADSRGVKKDDFGFTVVNFDRLGHQPDRFILASQAKQVFYVQDQQDKNLSVVGFTPHKMYKYGASGEIDDMLAFDATIDVSQYSGLVDLDDDFSCMRVDGEGILV; translated from the exons ATGTTTTCATCACCGGAAATTGCACATGACTTAACTTGGTATGCACAAGGTCCGGTCAATAATGGTAAGCTATCTCATCCTCGTGATTCCCCCTCTTGGAAGCTTGTTGACAACACGTGGAAAGAATTCGGAAAAGAAAATCGGAATCTTAGGTTAGCCTTGTCCGCTGATGGTATCAATCCTCACAAGTCATTAAGTTCTACGTATAGCTGTTGGCCGGTTATCCTAATAACATATAATCTTCCATCTTATTTGTGTATGTCAAGAAAATTCATGATGTTGACTCTATTGATATCAGGGCCAAACCAACCTGGTAACAATATTGATGTCTACTTGGCACCATTGATAGCAGATCTAAAACTCTTATGGGAAACTGGCGTTAAAACGTTTGATGCTTATAAGAAAGAATACTTCAATCTAAGAGCAATATTACTCTGGACTATAAATGACTTTCCCGCATATGGTAATCTTTCGGGGTGTGTTACCAAGGGTTATTATGCTTGTCCAATATGTTCGGAGAATACTTGTTCACAATGGTTGCCAAAGTCCAAAAAAGTATGCTTTCTTGGCCATAGAAGATTTCTCCCACTTGAACATCCTTTTCGTAAAAGAAAAAAAGATTTCAACAATCAACAAGAGAATGATATTATAAAAAACCCATTATCAGGCGAAGAAATTTACGACTCTCTGACGGGGTTTGAGAATACATGGGGTAAGAAGAAAAAGACAAAGAAGGAAACGTCAAGGAAGCAAACGTCAAAGAAGAAAACACCAAAGAAGAAAACTTCAAAGAAGGAAAAAGAAAGTATCGATGAAAGAGCTAAATTGTGGAATAAAAAGTCAATTTTTTTTGAACTTGAATATTGGAAGAAGTTGCTTGTTCGTCACCAGTTAGATGTTATGCACATAGAAAAAAATGTGTGTGAGAGTGTTTATGGGACATTGTTGAATTTACCCCACAAGACGAAGGATGGATTAAATGCACGACAAGATCTTGAGGAGTTAGGCATTAAGTCTGAATTACAACCTCAACTAAACGGGAATCGACTTTTGCTTCCTCCTGCGTGCTACACATTGAATTACTCGGAGAAACGTCTATTTTACGATACCTTGTCTAACATAAAAGTGCCTGATGGGTATTGCTCCAACTTCAAAAATCTCGTCTCTGATGATGTTTCAAAGATGAATGGCTTGAAGTCTAATGATTGTCATGTACTGATGCAACAACTTCTCCCTTTTGCAATCAAAGGGGTGTTACATGAGAAAGTGAGGAAAACAATCATAAGCTTATGTCATTTCTTCAACAAGTTGTGtagtaaagttgttgatgttagTAAACTAGGAAAGCTGCAAAGTGACATCGTATTGACTTTGTGTTTGTTAGAGAAGTATTTTCCTCCTTCATTTTTCGATGTCATGATTCACTTGATGGTGCATTTAGTTAGAGAGGTTAGGCTATGTGGCCCGGTTCATTTTAGGTGGATGTATCCATTTGAGAGATACATGAAAACACTCAAAGGGTATGTACGAAATCATCATCGACCCGAGGGTTGCATTGCAGAATGTTATGTGGTAGAGGAAGCCTTAGAATTTTGCTCGGGCTACTTTAAAAACATGAAGTCAATTGGTAATCCTTATGAACGTGTTGATGAAAGAATCTGCACAGGCAAGCCTttatcggggggggggggggctatgATTGAGGTTGTGGATGCTAAGTTACTTGATCAAGCTCATCTTTATGTATTACGAAACACTGCTAGTGTGGAGCCGTATATAGA GCAACATATGTTGGAATTGAAGAATCACAACCCACGTGCCTCTCGAAATAGTACATGGTTGCAAGGCCAACACAGTCGAACATTTATTAGTTGGTTTAAGAACGAG GTTGAAAAACGTTTGGCTAATGCGGAAGATGTTTGTGACACTGTTCGTTGGTTGGCCAAAGGGCCTAGTTTTGCTGTTGCTAAATATACTGGTTTTGCCATAAATGAGTATCGGTTCCATACAACATCTCGAGATGAATCTAAAACAACTCAATGTAGTGGAGTATCTTTAGTTGCACATGCTATGCAGATTGCTAGTGCAAAAGACTCCAATCCTGTTTATGGCGCTGTTACTTACTTTGGTCGTATAAAGGAGATATGGGATCTTGATTATCGCATGTTTACCCTTCCCGTTTTCATGTGTGATTGGGCTGATAGTCGTGGAGTAAAAAAGGATGATTTTGGATTCACAGTGGTTAACTTTGATAGGCTTGGTCACCAGCCTGACCGCTTCATATTAGCTAGTCAAGCCAAACAAGTTTTTTATGTTCAAGATCAACAAGATAAGAATTTATCTGTTGTTGGTTTTACACCACATAAGATGTACAAGTATGGAGCAAGTGGTGAAATTGATGATATGTTGGCATTTGATGCTACTATTGATGTTTCACAGTACTCCGGTTTGGTAGACCTTGACGATGATTTTTCGTGTATGCGCGTGGATGGCGAGGGCATATTAGTTTAA